Proteins from a single region of Hordeum vulgare subsp. vulgare chromosome 6H, MorexV3_pseudomolecules_assembly, whole genome shotgun sequence:
- the LOC123404567 gene encoding protein NRT1/ PTR FAMILY 8.3-like, with the protein MEAEAAVADEEKPLIHHLPRQDEGSEHTSDGTVDINKQPARRRSTGNWRACYFILGAEFTEGICFFGIQKNLVTYLTSVLHESNVDAARNVSTWTGSCFFTPLIGAFLADTYWGRYRAIVVFLSVYTIGMLVMTLSASLPVLMPSFSSSEIQRTTVYLGLYLVALGTGGIKPCTSALGADQFDSADPVERLTKGSFFNWYYFLINMGCLLSTTVLVWVQDNVGWGVGYAIPTVLMGFGLVVFVSGRNVYRYKRLGGSPLKRVSQVVIAAARNYRLKLPDDSSALLYEESGANFSTKHTSRFRFLDKAAILVPPSSGKAVEMMDPWRTCTVSQVEELKMLLQLFPVWASLLFFFAVTAQMSSTLVEQGMAMDNRIGKFLVPPASLSTFDILAVAAFIPVYDLVLVPLVRRATGRDRGLSQLQRLGVGLALSVLAMAYSASVEMRRLAAVRAGRSVNIMWQTPSYVVLGVAEVFTSVGIMEFFYDESPESMKSMGAALAQLAISAGNYLNSAVLGVVASATGRGGAPGWIPDDLDVGHLDYFFWMMAGLSALNLLLFIYFSLRYKG; encoded by the exons ATGGAAGCAGAGGCAGCGGTAGCAGACGAGGAGAAGCCGCTGATTCACCACCTGCCTCGTCAG GATGAAGGTTCAGAGCATACAAGTGATGGAACAGTTGATATCAACAAACAGCCTGCTAGGAGGCGTAGTACAGGGAACTGGAGGGCATGCTACTTCATTTTAG GTGCTGAATTCACCGAAGGCATCTGCTTCTTCGGGATCCAGAAGAACTTGGTCACGTACCTCACGAGCGTGCTGCACGAGAGCAATGTCGACGCCGCCAGGAACGTGTCGACCTGGACCGGCAGTTGCTTCTTCACGCCGCTCATTGGAGCCTTCTTGGCCGACACATATTGGGGGAGATACCGGGCAATAGTAGTCTTCCTTTCAGTCTATACCATT GGGATGTTGGTCATGACATTATCAGCGTCGCTCCCGGTGCTGATGCCCTCTTTCAGCAGCAGCGAAATCCAGCGCACCACGGTCTACCTAGGGCTCTATCTCGTCGCCTTGGGGACCGGCGGCATCAAGCCGTGCACGTCGGCCCTCGGGGCAGACCAGTTCGACAGCGCCGACCCGGTGGAGCGGTTGACCAAGGGCTCCTTTTTCAACTGGTACTACTTCCTGATTAACATGGGCTGCCTTCTGTCGACTACCGTGCTTGTTTGGGTTCAGGACAATGTCGGGTGGGGAGTCGGGTATGCTATCCCCACCGTGCTGATGGGCTTCGGGCTCGTCGTATTCGTCTCCGGGAGGAATGTTTACAGGTATAAGAGACTGGGAGGGAGCCCTCTGAAGAGGGTCTCACAGGTAGTCATCGCGGCCGCAAGGAATTATCGTCTCAAGTTGCCTGATGATAGCTCAGCACTGCTGTATGAGGAGAGTGGAGCCAATTTCAGCACTAAGCATACCAGTCGGTTCAGGTTCCTTGACAAGGCTGCCATTCTAGTACCACCATCTTCGGGCAAGGCTGTGGAGATGATGGACCCATGGAGGACATGCACGGTGTCACAGGTCGAGGAGCTGAAGATGCTGCTGCAGTTGTTCCCCGTCTGGGCGTCTCTGCTCTTCTTCTTTGCGGTCACCGCTCAGATGTCGTCGACCCTGGTTGAGCAGGGCATGGCCATGGACAACCGCATCGGCAAGTTCTTGGTCCCGCCAGCCTCCCTCTCGACGTTCGACATCCTCGCTGTCGCAGCCTTCATCCCCGTCTATGACCTCGTGCTGGTGCCGCTCGTGCGCCGCGCCACCGGGAGGGACCGGGGTCTGTCGCAGCTGCAGCGCCTTGGCGTCGGCCTTGCACTGTCCGTGCTCGCCATGGCCTACTCAGCGTCGGTCGAGATGAGGCGGCTGGCGGCAGTCAGAGCCGGCCGGAGCGTGAACATCATGTGGCAGACGCCGTCCTACGTTGTGCTCGGCGTGGCCGAGGTGTTCACCAGCGTCGGCATCATGGAGTTCTTCTACGATGAGTCCCCGGAGTCCATGAAGAGCATGGGCGCGGCGCTCGCCCAGCTTGCCATCTCGGCCGGGAACTACCTCAACTCCGCCGTGCTCGGCGTGGTGGCGTCGGCGACGGGGCGTGGCGGCGCACCCGGGTGGATCCCGGATGACCTTGATGTAGGCCACCTCGATTACTTCTTCTGGATGATGGCTGGTCTCAGCGCGCTGAATCTGTTGCTGTTCATCTACTTCTCACTgagatacaaaggctag
- the LOC123405826 gene encoding uncharacterized protein LOC123405826, with amino-acid sequence MQLIEYALACQPLTFDAPLVSQHLKTIELERVNLECSALNFSGCPVLEGLKMIHCWTYARSLPSESLKYLCITGSCSMLDDSHMRIYTPALISLQLDDFHGSAPYLENMPYLVAAQQCYTYINLHRFYKKMDFDSAYVRVGKGCCNSTFCNINMEEDCDVPCCDCHAYPVDEGVLLNGLTHAVNLGLIAEPEKIIYSWDLERRPIFGNLKTLLLNEWFTTICNTEKLIGTTGAQETVKESFVCAHLKVVNIECGKVDEGIHKILKILSTCGVPHQQISIKDPCSRSDRKFLCRSSVSVCFCNVITALFVMFCCNYMSTLVYENIAKPLYPISIMVS; translated from the exons ATGCAGTTGATAGAGTACGCTCTCGCGTGCCAA CCGCTGACATTCGATGCGCCTCTCGTGTCCCAGCACCTGAAGACCATAGAGCTTGAAAGGGTCAACCTTGAATGCTCCGCTCTGAATTTCTCTGGCTGCCCGGTATTAGAGGGTCTGAAGATGATACATTGTTGGACTTATGCACGCAGCCTACCTTCTGAATCACTGAAGTATCTGTGCATCACCGGTTCTTGTTCTATGCTTGATGATTCCCACATGAGGATTTACACCCCGGCTCTTATCTCACTacaacttgatgattttcatggcTCGGCCCCTTACCTTGAAAACATGCCATATCTAGTAGCAGCCCAGCAATGCTACACATACATAAATTTACATAGGTTTTACAAAAAGATGGATTTTGATT CAGCATACGTTCGCGTTGGCAAGGGATGCTGCAATTCCACGTTCTGTAACATAAACATGGAGGAGGACTGTGATGTTCCTTGCTGTGATTGTCATGCGTATCCTGTTGATGAGGGTGTGCTTCTCAATGGCTTGACTCATGCTGTCAATTTGGGGTTGATTGCTGAACCTGAAAAG ATTATCTACAGCTGGGATTTGGAACGACGCCCTATATTTGGCAACTTAAAGACTCTGCTTCTCAATGAGTGGTTCACGACTATATGTAATACTGAG AAACTCATTGGAACAACAGGAGCACAAGAAACAGTAAAAGAATCATTTGTGTGCGCTCACCTTAAGGTTGTGAACATTGAATGTGGAAAAGTCGACGAGGGAATTCATAAAATTTTGAAGATCTTGAGTACGTGTGGTGTACCTCACCAGCAAATTAGCATCAAGGATCCATGTTCTCGCTCAGACCGAAAGTTCCTTTGCCGTTCTTCAGTCTCAGTATGTTTTTGCAATGTCATCACTGCTTTGTTTGTCATGTTCTGCTGTAATTACATGTCAACTTTAGTCTATGAAAACATTGCAAAACCATTATATCCAATATCAATTATGGTTTCGTAA